In the Solidesulfovibrio fructosivorans JJ] genome, CGCTTCGTCGCGAGGCCCGGCGCGCGCGTTAGCAGTCCGAACCGACGCAATTATCCCTGAACGCGGACACCATTTCCTCCAGGGCGTCGACCTGCCTGGTCATGTTCTCCACCACGCTCGAGGATTCCCGCATGCCCCGGGCGATATCCCCGGACAGGCGGCTGACGTCCTCCTCGGCCCGGCTGATCTGCTCGCTGGCCGCCGATTGTTCCTCGGCCGCCGTGGCGATGCCCTGCACTTGCTCCGAGGTCTCGTCGACCAGATCGACGATGGCGCGCAGCGCCGCCTCGGATTCCCCGGCCAGCTCCGTGGCGTTGGCCACGGCCGCTGTGGCCTCGTCGACCTTTTGCATGCTGTCCCGCGCCCCGGTCTGGATGGCGCCGATGGATGCCCCCACTTCCTTGGTGGCGACCATGGTCTTCTCGGCGAGCTTTCGCACCTCGTCGGCGACGACCGCGAAGCCCCGCCCGGCCTCGCCGGCTCTCGCCGCTTCGATGGCGGCGTTGAGGGCCAGCAGGTTGGTCTGGTCGGCGATGTCGGAAATGACGTTCATGATGGCGCCGATGGCCTGCGCCTTTTCCCCCAGCGCGTCCATGCCGGCTTTGACCTCGCGGGAGACGGCGTCGACGCGGCTTATGGCCTCCAAGGACTTTTCCACCACGTCGCGGCCTTCCAGGGCCTGGCTGCGGGCCGAGGCGGCCTTGGCCGCGGCCGCGCCCGCGTTCTTGGCCACCTCGAGCACGGTGGCGTTCATCTGCTCCATGGCCGTGGCGGTTTCCGCCGTGCGCCGCTCCTGCTCTCCCACCGAGGACACCACGGTGGCGACTTCCTCGGCCAGCTGGGACGAACCCTCGGTCAGGGCCTGCATCACGCCCTGGAGTCGGTTGGCGGCTATAAGCAGCCCCTGGGTCTTGGCTTCTTCGGCCGCGGTCGTGGCCTTCCTGGCCTCTTCCAGGGCCTCGGCCGCGCGGGCTGCCTGGGCGATGGCCTCCTCGCCCTTGGCCTTGGCCTCGCCGAGGCTGGCCATGATGCTTTCATTCATGGAACTCAGCGCGTCGCCAAGGGCTTGCAGCTCGTCGCGGCTGTGGATGTCCAACTGGTGATCGTGTTGGCCCCGGGCCACGGCGGCGGCGAAATCCACGCACCGGCGCAGGCCGCTGAGGACGAACACGCGCATAAGGATGATGATGGCGGCCAGGATGGCCAGGGTGACACCCAGGGCGATGAGAATGTTTTGGCGCGTGGCCGCGCCGGTGATGGCTCTAAATTCGGCCAGCGGGGTTTCGACCGCGAACAGCCAGCCGGTCTTGGGCTCCTTGGTGACGGCGACCAGGTGGTCCCCGGCGGCGTCGTGATAGGCGAGCACGGCGGTCCGGGTCGTGGCCAGGATGCGCTTGCCCGCCTCGGTCGTGGCGAAGTCGGTCTTCATGAGCAGGGACTTGTCCGGATGGGCCAGGACCATGCCCTGCCCGTCGAGGATGAAGGCGTAGCCGGTCCGGCCGATCTTGGTGGCGGCAAGGTCGTTGGTCAGCGACTCGAGGTCCATGCCGCTATTGAGCACGCCCACGAGCTTGCCCGAGGCGTCGCGGATGGGCTGGGCCAGGACCACGGCCGCCTTGCCGGTGGTGCGGCTGACGATGGCCTTGGACACGACGTCGGCCTTGTCCTCTTGCGTCACCATACGGAAGTAGTCCCGGTCCGGCACCTTGATCTTGCCCACGCTTTTTTCGTTTGTCGAGGCGACCGAGGTTCCTTGCGGGTCGAAGATATTGGCGTAGTCGGCTCCGGTCATGCCGGCGACCATGGTGTCGAGCATGGCGTTGGCCGCCGCGGCGTCCTGGCCCTTGGCAGCGCTGATGAAAAGCGGCGTCTTGGCGAAGCTGGCCAGGATCTTGAGGTTGGAGGCCACGGTGCCGGTGATGTCCTTGGCCATGGACTGGCACAAGAGCGTCATGGACTGGCCCTCGACGTATTTCAGCGCGGAGTTTGTCGTATGGTCGTTTACCGCGACCAGGACCGCCATGCCGATGACGACGATGGCCAAAATAGGCGTGAAGAACTTGGTGCGAAGTGACAGGCGCATACCGTTCCCTCCTGACGGGGTTGCGGAAATGGCCGCGGGAACGCAACGGCGGGGGTTACACCATGCCACGAACCAGGTTTTGTGTCCATGAATCAGTATATGATAAAGATGTTACCGAAGCTCCCCGGCCTCCTTTCTGTTGTGTGCCCCGGGGTGGTCATGGCGTTATGGTTGTCGCCGCGTTTGGGCCGCCATGCCCTTGCCGCCGGTTCGTCGCGCATTGCAGGGTGAAAGGCTGGAAAAGCATTGCGACCGGAGTGGTTATGGCCATGTCGTGTTCCATTGCCAGTCATACATTATTGGCTGCTCCGGGATTGCGTATGCAGCTGACCGGTCTGCGCCCTTTCCCTGGACCATTTTCTGGTACAACCACGGTTTGCGCTTTGCGGCGTATTGTTTGGGGCGCGCTTGCCCGGCAAGATGCCCATCGCATCGCTCCACCGCCTGGAGGGCGTCAATGCGGCTCGGCTCGTCCGTTCGCCGCGTCGCGGGCGTGCATTGCGGTACGCGCCGCATCGACCCGCAAGCAGGCCCGGACGCCACGGCTGCATTCCGCCAGCATTTTTTCAGGCGAATGCTTGCCTTTCCTCACTGCTCCTATTACTGTATCCATGAAATCCAAAAAAAATATACGCTATTACTCGCCTTTATCTCTTTAGATGCTATCGCGTCGCAATAAAACGGGGCGGCCCGCCCTGCGGGCAAAAGCCCGACGCAGGAACGACCATGGAAGAGCATAGGGAAGGTGGGGTTTTTATCAGTTATTGCCGGGAAAATACTGATATCGCGAGTATTCTTATTGAGTGCTTTGAGGAGCTTCGAGTCCCTTTCTGGATAGACAAGCGCAATATAGGAGGCGGCTTAGCGTGGGCGGACGAGATTTCTTCCGCTTTGAAGTATTGCGAAGTAATGGTTCTCCTTTACTCGTCCGAGTCGAATAAATCGACTTATGTCCGTAATGAAGTGACGATAGCATTGGAAAAGGATAAAACTATTATCCCGATTCGCATTGAGGATATTTCGATCTCCGAAAATTGGGAAGTCCTTTTAAAGCATTGTCAATTTGCGGATGCATTTAAAAATCCAAGGGATGAGCTTCGAAAGATAGCGGAGCATGTTTATCATACGTTGCAGAGGATAAAAAATCAGCCGTACGATGATAAGTTGCTCCATAAATACAACAAGAAGTGGACGCGAAAGAGCAAAGTTCTCCTTGCCGCCGCGACAATGGCCACCGTGGCCATTGTGACTATTCCTGTTCTCACGCTCCATTTCAATGTCGCGACCCTGACCACGAGCGAGGCCACGGTACCGACGCCAAATGTCGGGACACAGGCCGCCGCGACGCCCACAGCCTCCATCCCCATTGCGGCGAAAGCTCCCGCGCCTGTCCGGGAAGCCGCTGTGGCCGCGCCCGCAACGCCTCCGGCCGTGCGGGAAGCCAAAAAACCGGAAGTCACGGTTGCCGCGCCAGGGCGGCAGTACGCCGCCCTCACGCCGCCGCCCACGACGCAACCGGCCCAGACCCGATTGCGCGGCGATTTCGACGTCAATGCCCGCATCATGCGATTTTTGACGAACTATCTGAGCAACTACAACCATGGGAGCGTCGCGGACGTCATGGGCGCCTATGCGCCCCGAGTCGACTTCTTTGGTACGCCAAACAAGAGCAAGAGCAGCCTGTATAAAGACATGGCGGCGTATTTTGACCGCTGGCAAAAAAGAAGAAGCAGGCTGCACGATGATGTGCGCATCGTGAACACTGACGATCCGACCGTGAAGCGGGTGACGTTTTCCTATGATTTTTACCGGGAGCGCGGTGAAAAGGAAAAACAGAGCATCCAGACCAGGGGCTACTATAAAAGCCCAAAGGACAACAGATGGTGCTCTTCCGGCCTTGCCAATGATACGCTGACATTGAGGATTCTGAATAATTCCATACAAATCATCGGCGAAACGCAGAACGCCGTCACACTCGACAAGCCGAAAAACACCTGCAACGTCATTCCGTAATGTGGCGACGGGCATGATCGTCGCTTTTTCGATCGGCCGCGCCATGTCCGCCCGGGCCGAAAACGCCGCGCCCGCCGCTGCCCCGTTGCCTCGGCCTTCGCGTGTGGCCCGCCTTTTTTCCGGCCTCCCCGCCGTCGCCCATCTCGACGCCGGCCGGCCTTGATGCTACTTGCTTGCCATGCTTTGCGGCATCGACGTCGGCGGCACCCATACGGACGCGGTCCTGATCGGGCCGGAAGGCATCGTGGCCTGCGCCAAGCTGCGCACAAACCACGACGACCTGCTGGCTTCCGTGCACGAGGCCCTGTCCGGCATCGTGGCCGTGTCCGGGCCGAGGACCATCACCCGGCTCAATCTCTCCACCACCCTTTCCACCAACGCCATTGTCGAAGGCACGGCCGATCCGGTGGGCATGCTGGTTTCCGGCGGCCCGGGCATCGATCCCGAGGCCTACCGCCTGGGCGGGCATTATTACGTCCTGCCCGGGGCCATCGACCACCGGGGCCGGGAAACCGCCCCCCTCGACATGGCCGCCGTCGACGCCGCCGTGGCCGCCTGCCGCGCCGTCGGGCTGACCGTCCACGCCGCGGTGACCAAGTTTTCCACCCGCCACCCCGAACAGGAACTGGCGCTTCGCGACCGGCTTGCCGGCGCGTCCGATTTCGTGTCCCTGGGCCATTCCTTTTCCGGTCGGCTGGGCTTTGGCCGGCGCATCGCCACCGCCTATTGCAACAGCGCCGTGTGGCGTCTCTACAACCGCTTTTGCGACGCTGTGGAGCAGTCCGTCGCCGAACTCGGCCTGTCCCCGGACATCATCAACGTGCTCAAGGCCGACGGCGGCACCATGCCGCTCGGCGTCTCGCGCGCCCTGCCCGTCCAGTCCATCCTGTCCGGCCCGGCCGCCTCGGTCATGGGGATCATCGCCGTGTGCGACATCGCCGAGGATTCGGTGATCCTCGACATCGGCGGCACCACCACCGACATCGCGGTCTTCGCCGCCGGCGCGCCCCTGGTCGAAAACGAGGGCATCGCCATCGCCGGCCGGCCGACCCTGGTCCGGGCCCTTCGTACCCGGTCCATCGGCGTGGGCGGCGACTCGGCCATCACCGTCGACCGCGAGGCCGTGCGCGTCGGCCCAAGGCGACTGGGGCCGCCCATGGCCCTGGGCGGTCCGGTTCCGACTCTGGTCGATGCGCTCAACATCCAAAACGTCATCGCCCTGGGCGATCCCCGCGCCTCCTTCCGGGGGCTGGCCGCCGCCGGCGAAGCCATCGGCATGGAGCCCGACGAGGTGGCCGATGCCGCGATCATAAGCGCCGTCA is a window encoding:
- a CDS encoding hydantoinase/oxoprolinase family protein — encoded protein: MLCGIDVGGTHTDAVLIGPEGIVACAKLRTNHDDLLASVHEALSGIVAVSGPRTITRLNLSTTLSTNAIVEGTADPVGMLVSGGPGIDPEAYRLGGHYYVLPGAIDHRGRETAPLDMAAVDAAVAACRAVGLTVHAAVTKFSTRHPEQELALRDRLAGASDFVSLGHSFSGRLGFGRRIATAYCNSAVWRLYNRFCDAVEQSVAELGLSPDIINVLKADGGTMPLGVSRALPVQSILSGPAASVMGIIAVCDIAEDSVILDIGGTTTDIAVFAAGAPLVENEGIAIAGRPTLVRALRTRSIGVGGDSAITVDREAVRVGPRRLGPPMALGGPVPTLVDALNIQNVIALGDPRASFRGLAAAGEAIGMEPDEVADAAIISAVNHIRSEVAAFVREINDRPVYTIFELLEGRRVAPSRVYVMGGPALALSGLLQDAFSEEVVVPESFAVANAIGAALARPTFSVELFADTAAGRLTIPSLGLSRTVADNYSPAAAEGEAASKLREYLESLGADLTETPVETVELSSFPMVEGQTQVGHNIRVACQVRPGVLAAYKKAVSQSC
- a CDS encoding toll/interleukin-1 receptor domain-containing protein; this encodes MEEHREGGVFISYCRENTDIASILIECFEELRVPFWIDKRNIGGGLAWADEISSALKYCEVMVLLYSSESNKSTYVRNEVTIALEKDKTIIPIRIEDISISENWEVLLKHCQFADAFKNPRDELRKIAEHVYHTLQRIKNQPYDDKLLHKYNKKWTRKSKVLLAAATMATVAIVTIPVLTLHFNVATLTTSEATVPTPNVGTQAAATPTASIPIAAKAPAPVREAAVAAPATPPAVREAKKPEVTVAAPGRQYAALTPPPTTQPAQTRLRGDFDVNARIMRFLTNYLSNYNHGSVADVMGAYAPRVDFFGTPNKSKSSLYKDMAAYFDRWQKRRSRLHDDVRIVNTDDPTVKRVTFSYDFYRERGEKEKQSIQTRGYYKSPKDNRWCSSGLANDTLTLRILNNSIQIIGETQNAVTLDKPKNTCNVIP
- a CDS encoding methyl-accepting chemotaxis protein, with amino-acid sequence MRLSLRTKFFTPILAIVVIGMAVLVAVNDHTTNSALKYVEGQSMTLLCQSMAKDITGTVASNLKILASFAKTPLFISAAKGQDAAAANAMLDTMVAGMTGADYANIFDPQGTSVASTNEKSVGKIKVPDRDYFRMVTQEDKADVVSKAIVSRTTGKAAVVLAQPIRDASGKLVGVLNSGMDLESLTNDLAATKIGRTGYAFILDGQGMVLAHPDKSLLMKTDFATTEAGKRILATTRTAVLAYHDAAGDHLVAVTKEPKTGWLFAVETPLAEFRAITGAATRQNILIALGVTLAILAAIIILMRVFVLSGLRRCVDFAAAVARGQHDHQLDIHSRDELQALGDALSSMNESIMASLGEAKAKGEEAIAQAARAAEALEEARKATTAAEEAKTQGLLIAANRLQGVMQALTEGSSQLAEEVATVVSSVGEQERRTAETATAMEQMNATVLEVAKNAGAAAAKAASARSQALEGRDVVEKSLEAISRVDAVSREVKAGMDALGEKAQAIGAIMNVISDIADQTNLLALNAAIEAARAGEAGRGFAVVADEVRKLAEKTMVATKEVGASIGAIQTGARDSMQKVDEATAAVANATELAGESEAALRAIVDLVDETSEQVQGIATAAEEQSAASEQISRAEEDVSRLSGDIARGMRESSSVVENMTRQVDALEEMVSAFRDNCVGSDC